In Deltaproteobacteria bacterium, one genomic interval encodes:
- a CDS encoding aminodeoxychorismate/anthranilate synthase component II translates to RYHSLLVCPGPDTPFRITARTDRDEVMALEFSDRPWFGVQFHPESVLSPDGPAIVHNFTALCKP, encoded by the coding sequence AGGTATCATTCCCTGCTGGTTTGTCCCGGCCCGGACACTCCCTTTCGGATCACGGCCCGCACCGACCGGGACGAGGTCATGGCCCTTGAGTTTTCGGATCGCCCCTGGTTCGGAGTCCAGTTCCATCCGGAATCGGTCTTGAGCCCGGACGGTCCGGCCATCGTCCACAACTTTACCGCCCTGTGCAAACCATGA